CGGGAAGATACTCACGATCGGGGATCTGAGCGACGAACGGACACACTGAGTAGCTCGTAACGGTCCGAATATCATCGAGACGGCCGACGACACGCGACTCACCCTTCCGCAGTCCGATCTCTTCGTGGGATTCACGGAGTGCAGTCTCACAGAGATCTGAGTCGTGTGGCTCGCGTCCACCACCGGGAAAGCTCATCTGGCCAGGATGCTCTCCGAGATGGTCGGCGCGCTTTGTAAACAGGAGGTACTCTCCGGCCTCACGCGCGATGACAGGTACGAGAACTGCAGCTTCCCGTTCCTCATCGCACACAGCAACCGGCTCGTGCGTACTCACCCGCGAAAGATCGACAGTCGGCGTGAGCTGTCCGTCCCGTGTTGAACGGTCCATGTAGTGTATGCTACCTCCTCAATTGCAATAACAGTATTTGTGATCACACGAATACGTATTTCAAATGTATCAGGAAATGCTATAAATGAATCTTCTTTTACTCGTTTAGTGGATGACTGTCTTGCTGTTCTCTGTTCCCAAC
The nucleotide sequence above comes from Halocatena marina. Encoded proteins:
- a CDS encoding CoA pyrophosphatase, which codes for MDRSTRDGQLTPTVDLSRVSTHEPVAVCDEEREAAVLVPVIAREAGEYLLFTKRADHLGEHPGQMSFPGGGREPHDSDLCETALRESHEEIGLRKGESRVVGRLDDIRTVTSYSVCPFVAQIPDREYLPDQREVAEIAVLSVDALTDRSNYESEQRDHPHYGDIRLHFFHVDGYTVWGATARILVQFLELVTDWDLPPDADRRVDPDADLPT